A portion of the Vibrio coralliirubri genome contains these proteins:
- a CDS encoding GntR family transcriptional regulator translates to MIRQDILNGELTPGQKLVVADLKARYNVGASPIREALVQLSWSKYVKLEPQKGCWVSPVSKKELNDLYESLRVVSSVLLKKAISAGDESWELDVLTSYHKLSRVQYVSEEFDCVEWEERHQQFHVALLEGADSENMFKFFDDLINQVKRYRFLAMSAESASDDLFNIDEHEMIMKLVLSKNVEQATELLDQHLLGSMKRIEEVIEAA, encoded by the coding sequence ATGATTCGCCAAGATATTCTTAATGGTGAGTTAACCCCAGGCCAAAAGCTCGTTGTTGCTGATCTAAAAGCACGCTACAACGTTGGCGCATCCCCTATTCGCGAAGCCTTGGTACAGTTATCTTGGAGCAAATACGTAAAGCTAGAGCCACAAAAAGGCTGCTGGGTATCTCCTGTATCAAAGAAAGAACTGAATGACCTATACGAAAGCCTTCGTGTTGTATCATCGGTTCTGCTTAAAAAAGCGATTTCAGCGGGTGATGAGAGCTGGGAACTGGATGTACTAACGTCTTACCATAAGCTGTCACGAGTACAGTACGTATCTGAAGAGTTTGATTGTGTTGAATGGGAAGAGCGCCACCAGCAATTCCATGTCGCACTGCTTGAAGGGGCAGATTCAGAGAACATGTTTAAGTTCTTTGATGACCTAATCAACCAAGTGAAACGTTACCGCTTCCTCGCTATGTCTGCAGAAAGCGCATCTGATGATCTGTTCAATATTGATGAGCACGAAATGATCATGAAACTAGTACTCTCTAAGAATGTAGAACAAGCAACAGAACTGCTTGATCAACACTTACTAGGTTCAATGAAACGAATTGAAGAAGTTATCGAAGCGGCATAA
- the glmS gene encoding glutamine--fructose-6-phosphate transaminase (isomerizing): MCGIVGAVAQRDVAEILVEGLRRLEYRGYDSAGVAVVDTESNLTRVRRLGKVQELADAVEEQQVIGGTGIAHTRWATHGEPSEANAHPHMSGDIAVVHNGIIENHEALRAMLQERGYVFTSQTDTEVIAHLVEWELRTSASLVEALQKTAKQLDGAYGTVAVDRKDPSRIVVARSGSPIVIGFGVGENFLASDQLALLSVTRRFMYLEEGDVAEVTRRDVTVFDVAGERVEREIVESNAEHDAGDKGQYRHFMQKEIFEQPTALINTMEGRISETSVITNAIGVKAEEILSKVEHVQIIACGTSYNSGMAARYWFESLAGVSCDVEIASEFRYRDFVVRPNSLLVTLSQSGETADTLAALRLAKEKGYMSAMTICNVAGSSLVRESDFAFMTRAGTEIGVASTKAFTTQLAAMLMMVTSIGRLQGRINEEKEAEIVQALHQLPADIEKALAFDKEIEALAPDFADKHHTLFLGRGEFYPIAMEASLKLKEISYIHAEAYAAGELKHGPLALIDADMPVVVIAPSNDLLEKLKSNVEEVRARGGLLYVFADQDAGFESDENMKIIKMPHVSEVTAPIYYTVPMQLLSYHVALIKGTDVDQPRNLAKAVTVE, from the coding sequence ATGTGTGGAATTGTTGGTGCAGTAGCACAGCGTGATGTAGCTGAAATTTTAGTAGAAGGCCTTCGTCGTCTAGAATACCGTGGCTACGATTCAGCAGGTGTCGCTGTCGTCGATACTGAATCTAACCTAACTCGTGTGCGCCGCTTAGGTAAAGTGCAAGAGCTAGCTGACGCGGTAGAAGAGCAACAAGTGATTGGTGGTACAGGTATCGCTCATACACGTTGGGCGACACACGGTGAGCCATCTGAAGCGAACGCACACCCACACATGTCTGGTGATATTGCCGTTGTACACAATGGCATTATCGAAAACCACGAAGCACTGCGCGCTATGCTGCAAGAGCGTGGTTACGTATTTACTTCACAAACGGATACAGAAGTTATTGCTCACTTAGTTGAGTGGGAACTTCGCACTTCAGCTTCTTTGGTTGAAGCGCTACAGAAAACAGCAAAACAATTAGACGGTGCGTACGGCACGGTTGCGGTTGATCGCAAAGATCCTAGCCGTATTGTTGTGGCTCGTTCTGGTAGCCCGATCGTTATCGGTTTTGGTGTCGGCGAGAACTTCCTTGCTTCTGACCAACTGGCGCTACTGAGCGTAACTCGTCGCTTCATGTACCTAGAAGAAGGTGATGTTGCTGAGGTAACTCGTCGTGATGTTACTGTATTTGATGTCGCGGGCGAGCGTGTTGAGCGTGAAATCGTTGAATCAAACGCTGAACATGACGCAGGCGATAAAGGTCAATACCGTCACTTCATGCAGAAAGAGATCTTTGAGCAACCAACAGCGCTGATCAACACGATGGAAGGCCGTATCTCTGAGACTTCGGTTATCACTAACGCGATCGGCGTTAAAGCTGAAGAGATCCTAAGCAAGGTTGAACACGTGCAGATCATCGCATGTGGTACGTCTTACAACTCAGGCATGGCTGCGCGTTACTGGTTTGAATCTCTAGCGGGCGTAAGCTGTGACGTAGAGATCGCTTCTGAATTCCGTTACCGTGATTTCGTTGTTCGTCCGAATAGCCTATTGGTGACTCTGTCTCAATCTGGTGAAACGGCGGATACGCTTGCTGCACTTCGTCTTGCAAAAGAGAAGGGTTACATGTCAGCGATGACCATCTGTAACGTTGCAGGTTCTTCGCTGGTTCGTGAGTCTGATTTTGCCTTCATGACTCGCGCAGGAACGGAGATCGGTGTTGCTTCTACTAAAGCTTTCACAACTCAACTAGCAGCAATGCTGATGATGGTAACGTCAATTGGTCGTCTACAAGGTCGTATCAATGAAGAGAAAGAAGCGGAAATCGTTCAAGCACTTCACCAACTGCCTGCTGATATCGAGAAAGCATTAGCGTTTGATAAAGAGATTGAAGCGCTAGCACCTGATTTTGCTGATAAGCATCACACACTGTTCTTGGGTCGTGGTGAGTTCTACCCAATCGCGATGGAAGCGTCTCTTAAACTGAAAGAGATCTCTTACATCCACGCAGAAGCATACGCTGCTGGTGAGCTTAAGCACGGTCCTTTGGCTCTTATCGATGCAGATATGCCAGTTGTCGTTATTGCACCAAGTAACGACTTGCTAGAGAAGCTGAAATCAAACGTTGAAGAAGTACGTGCTCGTGGCGGTCTACTTTACGTATTTGCTGACCAAGACGCTGGCTTTGAAAGTGATGAGAACATGAAGATCATCAAGATGCCTCACGTAAGTGAAGTAACAGCGCCTATCTACTACACAGTGCCGATGCAGCTGCTTTCTTACCATGTCGCGCTAATCAAAGGTACCGACGTTGACCAACCTCGTAACCTAGCGAAAGCGGTAACAGTTGAGTAA
- the pykF gene encoding pyruvate kinase PykF yields MKKTKIVCTIGPKTESVEKLTELVDAGMNVMRLNFSHGDFAEHGTRIANFRKVMENKGEQLAILLDTKGPEIRTIKLEDGNDVDLVAGQEFTFTTDATVVGNKDVVAVTYLGFAKDLTAGNTILVDDGLIEMEVIATTETEVKCKVLNNGALGENKGVNLPGVSVQLPALSEKDKADLKFGCEQGVDFVAASFIRKEEDVKEIRELLNANGGENIHIISKIENQEGVDNFDSILEASDGIMVARGDLGVEIPAEEVIFAQKMMIEKCNRARKMVITATQMLDSMISNPRPTRAEAGDVANAIMDGTDAVMLSGETAKGKYPVEAVTIMAQIANRTDSALKAELGSRLDSPRLRITEAVCKGAVDTAEKLAAPLIVVATEGGKSARSVRKYFPTANILALTTNEKTAAQLVLTKGVKPVLVDSIENTDAFYINGKEIALQSGLGNKGDIVVMVSGALVASGTTNTASVHVL; encoded by the coding sequence ATGAAAAAGACCAAAATCGTATGTACGATTGGCCCTAAAACTGAATCTGTAGAGAAGCTAACTGAATTAGTAGATGCTGGCATGAACGTTATGCGTCTTAACTTCTCTCACGGTGATTTCGCAGAGCACGGCACTCGTATCGCGAACTTCCGTAAAGTAATGGAAAACAAAGGTGAGCAACTTGCTATCCTTCTAGATACTAAAGGTCCAGAAATCCGTACTATCAAACTTGAAGATGGTAACGACGTAGATCTAGTAGCTGGTCAAGAGTTCACTTTCACAACTGACGCAACAGTTGTTGGTAACAAAGACGTAGTAGCAGTAACTTACCTAGGTTTCGCTAAAGACCTAACAGCGGGTAACACTATCCTTGTTGATGACGGCCTAATCGAAATGGAAGTTATCGCAACAACAGAAACTGAAGTTAAGTGTAAAGTTCTTAACAACGGTGCTCTAGGCGAAAACAAAGGTGTTAACCTTCCTGGCGTTTCTGTTCAACTTCCAGCTCTTTCTGAGAAAGACAAAGCTGACCTTAAGTTTGGTTGTGAGCAAGGCGTAGATTTCGTTGCTGCTTCTTTCATCCGTAAAGAAGAAGACGTTAAAGAAATCCGTGAGCTTCTAAACGCTAACGGCGGCGAGAACATCCACATCATTTCTAAGATTGAAAACCAAGAAGGTGTAGATAACTTCGATTCAATCCTTGAAGCTTCTGACGGCATCATGGTTGCTCGTGGTGACCTAGGTGTTGAAATCCCAGCTGAAGAAGTAATCTTCGCTCAGAAGATGATGATCGAGAAGTGTAACCGTGCACGTAAGATGGTTATCACTGCAACTCAAATGCTTGACTCTATGATCAGCAACCCACGTCCAACTCGTGCAGAAGCGGGTGACGTTGCGAACGCAATCATGGATGGTACTGATGCAGTAATGCTTTCTGGTGAAACAGCTAAAGGTAAGTACCCAGTTGAAGCTGTTACTATCATGGCTCAAATCGCGAACCGTACTGATTCAGCTCTTAAAGCTGAGCTAGGTTCTCGTCTAGACAGCCCACGTCTACGCATCACTGAAGCAGTATGTAAAGGCGCTGTAGACACAGCAGAGAAGCTAGCTGCTCCTCTAATCGTTGTTGCAACTGAAGGCGGTAAGTCTGCACGTTCAGTACGTAAGTACTTCCCAACTGCAAACATCCTTGCTCTAACAACTAACGAAAAGACAGCTGCACAGCTAGTTCTTACTAAAGGTGTTAAGCCAGTTCTTGTTGACTCTATCGAGAACACAGACGCGTTCTACATCAACGGTAAAGAAATCGCTCTACAATCAGGCCTAGGTAACAAAGGCGATATCGTAGTTATGGTTTCTGGTGCTCTAGTAGCTTCTGGTACTACAAACACAGCATCTGTTCACGTTCTATAA
- a CDS encoding O-acetylhomoserine aminocarboxypropyltransferase/cysteine synthase family protein has protein sequence MKDETLSIHFGYDTDPTTKSVATPIYQTVAYEFDDAQHGADLFNLAVPGNIYTRIMNPTNDVLEKRMAALEGGIAGLVVSAGSAAINYAIQTLAQIGDNIVSTPQLYGGTYTLFAHMLPNQGIEVRFAKDDKPESLAALIDKKTKAVYCESIGNPAGNIIDLERVAELAHAQGVPVIVDNTVATPVLCKPIDFGADIVVHSLTKYVGGHGTTLGGVIVDSGKFPWAEHKDRFPVFNQPEPSYHGVVYTEAFGEAAFIGRARTVPLRNTGAALSPMNAFMLMQGLETLSLRMERHTENALKVAEYLKQHEKVSWVSYAGLPDSEFYPLAEKYMQGKPSAILSFGLKDGYEAGVRFYDALQIFKRLVNIGDAKSLACHPASTTHRQLSEAEQKQAGVSPEMIRLSVGIEHIDDILADLEQALST, from the coding sequence ATGAAAGACGAAACGCTCTCGATTCACTTCGGCTACGACACTGATCCAACAACCAAATCGGTTGCGACTCCTATTTACCAAACCGTTGCTTACGAATTTGATGACGCACAACACGGTGCCGACCTCTTTAACCTCGCGGTGCCAGGTAATATCTACACTCGTATAATGAACCCAACCAATGATGTGTTGGAAAAACGCATGGCAGCCTTAGAAGGCGGGATTGCAGGCTTAGTGGTGAGTGCAGGCAGCGCGGCGATCAACTACGCGATTCAAACGTTGGCACAAATCGGTGACAACATCGTTTCAACGCCTCAGCTTTACGGTGGTACTTACACCCTGTTTGCTCATATGCTGCCAAACCAAGGGATCGAAGTTCGCTTTGCTAAAGACGACAAACCAGAAAGCTTAGCAGCACTGATTGACAAAAAAACCAAGGCGGTTTACTGCGAAAGTATCGGTAACCCAGCAGGTAATATTATCGACTTAGAGCGTGTTGCTGAACTTGCTCACGCACAAGGTGTACCTGTGATTGTTGATAACACGGTGGCGACGCCTGTACTGTGTAAACCTATCGATTTTGGTGCCGACATCGTGGTGCACTCACTAACTAAATATGTGGGTGGTCACGGTACAACGTTAGGTGGCGTGATTGTCGACTCAGGTAAATTCCCATGGGCAGAGCACAAAGACCGCTTCCCTGTGTTTAATCAGCCAGAGCCTTCTTATCATGGCGTGGTTTATACCGAGGCATTTGGTGAGGCTGCGTTTATTGGTCGTGCTAGAACGGTTCCCCTGCGTAATACAGGTGCAGCACTGTCACCAATGAATGCTTTCATGTTGATGCAAGGTTTGGAGACCTTGTCGCTACGCATGGAGCGACACACAGAGAATGCCTTGAAAGTAGCGGAATACCTCAAGCAACACGAGAAAGTCAGCTGGGTAAGTTACGCTGGCCTGCCTGATTCAGAATTCTATCCACTCGCTGAAAAGTACATGCAAGGTAAGCCATCGGCCATTCTATCTTTTGGTTTAAAAGACGGTTATGAAGCCGGCGTTCGCTTCTATGATGCACTGCAAATCTTCAAGCGCTTGGTTAACATTGGCGATGCGAAATCTCTCGCTTGTCACCCAGCTTCGACGACACACCGTCAACTAAGCGAAGCTGAACAGAAACAAGCCGGTGTATCACCGGAGATGATTCGCCTATCAGTAGGTATCGAGCACATTGACGATATCTTGGCTGACCTAGAGCAAGCACTGAGCACTTAA
- a CDS encoding DeoR/GlpR family DNA-binding transcription regulator, whose product MSKRNTQLRRHAISNLVNEKGEVSVDELSAKFETSEVTIRKDLASLEKNGQLLRRYGGAISLPKEVVNEELGQQVSTRKVSLAKAAADLIRDHNRIVIDSGSTTGALIQQLNAKRGLVVMTNSLHVANALNELESEPTLLMTGGTWDTHSDSFQGKVAESVLRAYDFDQLFIGADGIDLDRGTTTFNELVGLSKVMAEVSREVIVMVESEKVGRKIPNLELAWEHIDILITDTDLGEESKASIESHDVRVILTDPA is encoded by the coding sequence ATGTCGAAACGAAACACCCAGCTCAGAAGACATGCAATTTCTAACCTAGTGAATGAAAAAGGGGAGGTTAGTGTTGATGAATTATCCGCTAAGTTTGAAACCTCAGAGGTCACTATTAGAAAGGACTTGGCGTCTTTAGAGAAAAACGGTCAGCTTTTACGCCGTTATGGTGGTGCGATTTCGTTACCGAAAGAGGTTGTCAACGAAGAACTGGGTCAACAAGTTTCGACTCGAAAGGTTTCATTGGCAAAAGCCGCTGCAGATTTAATTCGCGACCATAACCGCATCGTGATCGATAGTGGCAGTACGACCGGTGCTCTAATTCAGCAGCTTAATGCTAAGCGTGGCTTGGTTGTCATGACCAACTCATTGCACGTCGCTAATGCGCTTAATGAGCTTGAAAGCGAGCCGACGTTATTAATGACTGGCGGCACTTGGGATACCCATTCGGACTCTTTCCAAGGCAAAGTCGCAGAGTCGGTGCTTCGCGCTTATGATTTTGACCAACTATTTATCGGGGCCGATGGTATCGATCTTGATAGAGGCACAACCACGTTTAATGAACTGGTTGGCCTGAGCAAAGTAATGGCTGAAGTGTCACGAGAAGTGATCGTGATGGTTGAGTCGGAAAAAGTGGGACGAAAGATCCCGAACTTAGAGCTGGCATGGGAACACATTGACATCTTAATTACCGATACAGACTTAGGCGAAGAATCCAAAGCAAGTATCGAATCACATGATGTTCGAGTGATCCTGACCGATCCAGCGTAA
- the ilvN gene encoding acetolactate synthase small subunit, translated as MRHIISLLMENQPGALSRVVGLFSQRGYNIESLNVSPTDDPTLSRLNVTTNSSEMQLEQIQKQLHKLIDVLKVQEVSELEHIERELLMVKVRASGFARAEVKRTADIFRGQIVDVTASQYTVQMAGTSEKLDAFIQALSEVTEVLEVARSGVVGIARGERALKA; from the coding sequence ATGAGACACATTATTTCACTACTAATGGAAAACCAACCTGGTGCGCTTTCTCGTGTGGTTGGCTTGTTTTCTCAGCGTGGCTACAACATCGAGTCTTTGAACGTATCTCCAACCGATGATCCGACGCTGTCTCGTTTGAACGTCACTACTAACTCGAGCGAAATGCAGCTTGAGCAGATTCAGAAACAACTGCATAAGCTAATCGACGTACTTAAAGTACAAGAAGTGTCTGAGCTTGAGCACATTGAACGTGAGCTGTTGATGGTAAAAGTACGTGCGAGCGGCTTTGCTCGAGCAGAAGTGAAGCGCACAGCAGATATCTTCCGTGGTCAGATTGTTGATGTCACGGCTTCTCAATATACGGTTCAAATGGCGGGTACGAGCGAGAAACTGGATGCCTTCATTCAGGCGCTGTCTGAAGTGACGGAAGTGCTTGAAGTAGCTCGAAGTGGTGTTGTTGGCATTGCACGAGGCGAACGTGCGTTGAAAGCCTAG
- a CDS encoding sensor domain-containing diguanylate cyclase, with protein MRNKKSIITLLIISIILSSAVCLYYLQRYKEVKQQSFDYSAKQAVHQLVYAKRDYDLLKTQLVSVMELLSHSQSLVNFASSPSDQTKHLLEEVWQSVLVNQKWYTQIHLLDVTGKELVRVNYSSDTGRVTFPQQLQDRSDSNYFQYAQKLEAEQIGGWGIELETEHGEVTFPYSPVIRVFTPVETPDERVGYLVINLDVWGLSSRLSFSPDNDLRAEVLNDAGYFIASNNSGKLFGDSIPERKGYNLKNIAPKTWDAISNDQVGHVFEDGNLFAFNTVMLANSQKVHLLIQLNQKQLMDRAERDLDDLAHEEIIVLITVLIFAFPFAYLVTHYRRRSLESKLARAALNGMSAVMISDKQHRTMMINNEFENMTGYCKKQVIGQNALQLLLENTDQVLSSSAIWSHLEQEEVWEGEVQCKNKLRIPFTAIMRVHAVKNNSGKVSYYITSLVDISVRKELEVRLRILSERDSLSNLWNRRKFEEQLAYYSRLVERYPNEATTCLALVDIDNFKRINDELGHDEGDRVIAGVAKLLQDSLRGTDFVARVGGEEFALLMPHTSLPEAKRVLDRLRIEIELAAGTKVTVSVGFTDLTSNSTRSYKCADVALYESKSSGRNTVSMCPSYDDVA; from the coding sequence ATGCGAAATAAAAAATCAATAATTACATTGCTGATTATCTCTATCATATTGTCCTCTGCAGTATGTCTGTATTATTTGCAGCGCTACAAAGAAGTAAAACAGCAGAGCTTTGACTACTCAGCTAAGCAAGCCGTTCATCAATTAGTGTATGCCAAGCGAGATTACGATCTTCTCAAGACTCAGTTAGTCTCGGTAATGGAGCTACTCAGTCATAGCCAGAGCTTGGTTAACTTTGCTTCCTCTCCCTCAGACCAAACCAAACATCTACTTGAAGAGGTCTGGCAATCTGTTCTAGTCAACCAGAAGTGGTATACACAAATCCATCTGTTAGATGTCACTGGTAAAGAATTGGTGCGCGTGAACTACTCCTCTGATACCGGTAGAGTGACGTTTCCTCAACAACTGCAAGATAGGTCGGATTCTAACTACTTCCAATACGCTCAAAAACTAGAAGCCGAACAGATTGGCGGTTGGGGTATTGAGCTTGAAACAGAGCATGGTGAAGTCACCTTCCCGTATTCGCCGGTAATCCGTGTCTTTACCCCCGTAGAAACCCCTGACGAAAGAGTAGGCTATCTCGTCATCAATCTCGATGTATGGGGCTTATCGTCGCGTCTGAGCTTTTCACCTGATAACGATCTTCGAGCAGAAGTTCTCAATGACGCGGGCTACTTCATCGCGAGTAACAACAGCGGTAAATTGTTCGGAGACTCTATTCCTGAAAGAAAAGGTTACAATCTGAAAAATATCGCGCCTAAAACGTGGGATGCGATCTCCAATGATCAGGTGGGACACGTTTTTGAAGATGGTAATTTGTTTGCCTTTAATACGGTTATGCTCGCGAACAGTCAAAAGGTCCATTTACTGATTCAACTTAATCAAAAGCAACTGATGGATCGGGCTGAGCGTGATCTAGATGATTTGGCCCATGAAGAGATCATTGTTCTGATTACGGTGTTGATATTCGCTTTCCCGTTTGCTTACCTGGTGACGCACTACCGACGCCGAAGCCTAGAAAGTAAATTGGCACGCGCCGCATTGAATGGTATGTCGGCAGTGATGATCTCTGACAAGCAGCACCGCACAATGATGATCAATAACGAATTTGAGAACATGACTGGGTACTGCAAAAAACAAGTGATCGGTCAGAATGCATTGCAGTTGCTGCTTGAGAATACCGACCAAGTACTCTCAAGCTCGGCTATCTGGAGTCATTTAGAGCAAGAAGAAGTATGGGAAGGGGAGGTTCAGTGTAAGAACAAGCTGCGTATTCCTTTTACTGCGATCATGCGAGTGCATGCGGTCAAAAACAATTCAGGCAAAGTCAGCTACTACATCACCTCGTTGGTTGATATTTCCGTGAGGAAGGAGCTTGAGGTGCGTTTGAGGATCTTGAGTGAACGTGACTCTTTGAGCAACCTCTGGAACCGACGAAAGTTCGAAGAGCAGTTGGCCTACTATTCTCGCTTGGTTGAGCGTTACCCGAACGAAGCGACCACGTGCTTAGCCTTAGTCGACATCGATAACTTCAAGCGAATCAATGATGAACTTGGCCATGACGAAGGCGACCGTGTGATCGCTGGTGTTGCTAAGCTTCTGCAAGACAGCCTTCGTGGGACGGACTTTGTTGCACGTGTTGGAGGAGAAGAGTTTGCACTCTTGATGCCACACACCTCACTACCAGAAGCAAAGCGCGTATTGGATCGCTTACGAATCGAGATTGAGCTAGCCGCCGGAACTAAGGTAACGGTGAGTGTTGGCTTTACGGATTTAACCAGTAACAGCACTCGTTCATACAAGTGTGCGGATGTTGCGCTTTACGAATCTAAATCGTCTGGTCGTAATACGGTCTCTATGTGTCCTAGCTATGATGATGTCGCTTAG
- a CDS encoding acetolactate synthase 3 large subunit, which produces MTTKPETAMLSGAEMVVQSLIEEGVEQIFGYPGGSVLDIYDALHAKTAEIKHVLVRHEQAATHMADGYTRSTGKPGVVLVCSGPGATNTVTGIATAYMDSIPMIVISGNVPNNLIGNDAFQECDIVGVSRPIVKHSFLVKKAEDIPEVVKKAFYISTTGRPGPVVIDLPKDILNPQIKLPYEYPETIKMRSYNPTVTGHKGQIKKALKALLEAKKPVLYVGGGAVISEADKPLLKLAEALNLPVVSTLMGLGAFPGTHKNSLGMLGMHGLYEANMAMHNADLIFGIGVRFDDRTTNNLDKYCPDAKIMHIDIDPSSISKNVKVDLPIVGSAEKVLESMVSLLVEQGGTNDAEAIESWWSEIKQWQERDCLAYEKSSERIKPQQVIETLHKVTNGDAYVASDVGQHQMFAALYYPFNKPRRWINSGGLGTMGFGLPAGMGVKFAKPDEEVVVVTGDGSIQMNIQELSTALQYNIPVKIINLNNRFLGMVKQWQDIVYQGRYSNSYMDSVPDFAAIAEAYGHVGMRISSPDELESGLEKALAMKDRLVFVDISVDDTEHVYPMQIKGEGMDNMWLSKTERT; this is translated from the coding sequence ATGACAACAAAACCTGAAACAGCAATGTTATCCGGCGCTGAGATGGTGGTGCAGTCTCTAATTGAAGAGGGTGTAGAACAAATCTTTGGTTACCCAGGTGGTTCTGTACTTGATATCTACGATGCGCTGCATGCTAAAACTGCTGAAATTAAACACGTATTAGTACGACACGAACAAGCCGCTACCCACATGGCAGATGGCTATACTCGTTCTACCGGTAAACCGGGTGTAGTACTTGTGTGCTCTGGTCCAGGTGCGACCAATACCGTTACTGGTATTGCAACCGCCTACATGGACTCAATCCCAATGATTGTTATTTCTGGTAACGTACCAAATAACCTTATTGGTAACGACGCCTTCCAAGAGTGTGACATTGTGGGTGTATCACGCCCGATCGTTAAACACAGCTTCTTAGTTAAGAAAGCGGAAGATATCCCTGAAGTCGTTAAAAAAGCATTCTATATTTCAACGACAGGACGTCCCGGTCCTGTGGTTATTGATCTGCCGAAAGACATCTTAAACCCACAAATCAAGCTTCCTTATGAATACCCAGAAACGATCAAAATGCGTTCGTATAACCCAACGGTTACGGGTCATAAAGGTCAGATCAAAAAGGCGCTAAAAGCCCTTCTTGAAGCGAAGAAGCCGGTACTTTATGTCGGTGGTGGTGCGGTTATTTCTGAGGCAGATAAGCCGCTGTTAAAATTAGCAGAGGCACTGAATTTACCTGTGGTAAGCACCCTAATGGGGCTTGGCGCTTTCCCTGGCACTCATAAGAACTCTTTGGGTATGTTAGGCATGCATGGTTTGTATGAAGCCAATATGGCGATGCACAATGCGGATTTGATCTTTGGTATTGGCGTACGTTTCGATGATCGAACGACCAATAACCTAGATAAGTACTGCCCTGATGCGAAGATCATGCACATTGATATCGACCCATCTTCGATCTCTAAGAACGTAAAAGTGGATCTACCGATTGTAGGTTCTGCTGAAAAAGTTCTAGAGAGCATGGTGAGCTTGCTCGTTGAGCAAGGCGGCACTAACGATGCAGAAGCGATTGAAAGCTGGTGGAGTGAAATCAAGCAGTGGCAAGAGCGTGACTGCCTAGCTTACGAGAAATCGTCTGAGCGCATCAAACCACAGCAAGTAATTGAAACGCTGCATAAAGTAACCAATGGCGATGCCTATGTTGCTTCTGATGTAGGTCAACACCAAATGTTTGCTGCTTTGTACTACCCGTTTAACAAGCCACGTCGTTGGATTAACTCTGGTGGTCTAGGTACGATGGGCTTTGGCCTACCTGCTGGTATGGGCGTTAAGTTTGCTAAACCAGATGAAGAAGTGGTTGTGGTAACCGGTGACGGCAGTATTCAAATGAATATCCAAGAGCTGTCGACTGCGCTGCAATACAATATTCCTGTTAAGATTATTAACCTTAACAACCGTTTCCTAGGCATGGTAAAACAGTGGCAAGACATTGTTTATCAAGGTCGTTACTCTAACTCATATATGGACTCTGTTCCTGATTTTGCTGCGATCGCTGAGGCTTATGGCCACGTTGGTATGCGTATTTCATCTCCGGATGAACTGGAATCAGGTTTGGAAAAAGCACTGGCGATGAAAGACCGTTTGGTATTTGTCGATATTAGTGTGGATGACACCGAGCACGTATACCCAATGCAAATCAAAGGCGAGGGTATGGATAACATGTGGCTAAGCAAAACGGAGAGAACATAA